CAGCGCACGCAGTGCGCCGCCGAACATGCGGTGGGCCGTGGCGTCGGTCGACGCCTGGTAGCTGTGGAACGGCGGGTTGTTGAGGACCAGGTCGAAGGAGCCGGGCTCGAGACCGCCCGCGCCGTCGCCGACGCGGAACTCGGCCTTCCGCCCGTCGGTGTTCTGCGCGAACGTCGCCTCCGCGGAGGCGACCGCGCCGAAGGACTCGTCGACGAAGGTCAGCTCGGCCTGCGGGTTGGCCAGCGCGGTGGCGAGGCCGAGGACCCCGTTGCCGCAGCCCAGGTCGAGCACCCGGGCGGGTCCCTTGGTCTCGGGCAGGTGCTCCAGCAGGAAGCGGGTGCCGATGTCGAGGCGCTCGGCGGAGAAGATGCCCGCGTGGTTGGTGACGGTCCGGCCGGCCAGCAGCGGCGCGTCCGCCGGCAGCGGGTAGCGGCGCGGCCAGGGATTGGCCGGGGCCGCGGCCAGTACCTCGGGATCCGGGGTGCAGAAGATCAGCCGGGCCTTGCGGCGGGCCAGCGAGGTGCGCGTCGGCCCGAGGATCCGCTCGAAGAGCTGCAGGGTGGAGGTGTGGATCTCCGTGACCATGCCGGTGCCGACCACGACGGTCCCCGCGTGGACCGCGGGGGCCAGCCGGAGCAGTTGGTCCTCCAGCAGGGCCAGGCTCTTCGGGACCCGGACCAGCAGCACGTCCACCCGCTGCGGCGGCTCGTCCCTGCTGGACAGCAGCCGGGCGGCGCCCGCGGGGTGGCCGAGCCGGGAGAGATTCAGCTCCGTCGCGCGTTGGGCGAGATGGGAGTCGGTGATCTGGGTCGGGGCCTGGGCGGTGTGGGCGGCCAGCGACGCGGTGAGCGCCCCCCAGCGGTCCCCGAGCACGACCACGGAGCGGTCAAGCGGCACTTCAGCCTCGTCCAAGTGACGCAGCAGATACTCGTCGGAGGCATCCCAGGCACGGAGCCGGTCGCGGGGGTCGGCGGGGAAGCGGACGAGGCCGGGCTCGGCGTCACCGGGCAGCGCGATGTGGTTCATGGTGATGCCCAGTCTGCCCGATCCCTCTCAGGGTTGATGCGGATCACCCTTGGGGCGGTTGCGCGACTGCATAGCGTACGGCGTACGGTATGCAGTGACCATCATGTGAAACGCACGGGGGGAACTCGACGAATGGCAGGCACCATAGCCCGCGGCGAGCCACGTACCAACAGGATTAACGAGCCCGTCGGGCGGATCGACGCCGTCGACGGCGAGAGCGCGGACACGACTTCCCCGACCCCGCCCGCTCCTTCGACCCCCTCGGGT
This genomic interval from Streptacidiphilus rugosus AM-16 contains the following:
- a CDS encoding methyltransferase, coding for MNHIALPGDAEPGLVRFPADPRDRLRAWDASDEYLLRHLDEAEVPLDRSVVVLGDRWGALTASLAAHTAQAPTQITDSHLAQRATELNLSRLGHPAGAARLLSSRDEPPQRVDVLLVRVPKSLALLEDQLLRLAPAVHAGTVVVGTGMVTEIHTSTLQLFERILGPTRTSLARRKARLIFCTPDPEVLAAAPANPWPRRYPLPADAPLLAGRTVTNHAGIFSAERLDIGTRFLLEHLPETKGPARVLDLGCGNGVLGLATALANPQAELTFVDESFGAVASAEATFAQNTDGRKAEFRVGDGAGGLEPGSFDLVLNNPPFHSYQASTDATAHRMFGGALRALRPGGELWVVGNRHLGYHVQLRRIFGNCRTVVGNPKFVVLRAVRRG